The following proteins are encoded in a genomic region of Catellatospora sp. TT07R-123:
- a CDS encoding arylsulfatase, which yields MGEAQFKGVIKLDVRDSVADWTPYESPKAPDGAPNVLIVLFDDTGLAAWEPFGGRIEMPTLKRLADNGLRYSQWHTTALCSPTRSVLLTGRNHHQNGMACITEGSIGFPGANGHIPDECATMAQVLRDRGWNTYWVGKNHSVPVEEANPGASKRSWPLRKGWDRFYGFIGGETNQWYPTLVEDNRYIDQPYPPEDGYHLSKDLADRAIQMLRDSRACAPGKPWLMWFNPGANHAPHHVATEWADRYQGKFDDGYESYRDWALKRMTELGIMPAGTRLTGLNPMPEGTFDPNDTVRSWDSLSGDEKKLFARMAEVYAGFSEYTDHQIGRIVEFLEQTDQLDNTLIVYCADNGASGEGGPNGSVNENKFFNGWPDEMAENMRHLGDLGSPNTYNHYPTGWTAAFSTPFKMFKRYSYAGGTADPLVISWPKGIKARGEIRHQYHHVTDIVPTILDCCGVEFPDTVNGVAQVPLPGVSMRYGFDDAEAATTKRQQYYAMLGTRGIWQDGWKAVTVHGPTSGLGNFDKDVWELYYTDDDRAEAVDVAAKHPDKLDELKALWLSEAEKYQVLPLDDRFPRDILADPRPQPFPPTDSYVYYPDAAEVPEAIAANIRGRSYRLLASVDVAEPDASGVIFAHGSRFGGHALFLKDRRVHYVYNFLGVPPEQRFVSEPLAPGRYVFGVEFAKQGEGEHHETLGHTKLWVNDTMVAEGPMRTQIGMFSLCGDGLCVGRDSSDPVSADYPQPSAFRGGTIRQVEVYVGQDQYLDLEKEAFAALARD from the coding sequence ATGGGTGAGGCGCAGTTCAAGGGCGTCATCAAGCTGGACGTGCGGGACTCGGTGGCGGACTGGACGCCGTACGAGTCGCCGAAGGCGCCGGACGGCGCCCCGAACGTGCTGATCGTGCTGTTCGACGACACCGGCCTGGCCGCGTGGGAGCCGTTCGGTGGCCGGATCGAGATGCCGACGCTCAAGCGGCTGGCCGACAACGGTTTGCGCTACTCGCAGTGGCACACCACGGCGCTGTGCTCGCCGACCAGGTCGGTGCTGCTGACCGGCCGCAACCACCACCAGAACGGCATGGCCTGCATCACCGAGGGCTCGATCGGGTTCCCCGGTGCGAACGGGCACATCCCCGACGAGTGCGCGACCATGGCGCAGGTGCTGCGGGACCGGGGCTGGAACACGTACTGGGTGGGCAAGAACCACAGCGTTCCCGTCGAGGAGGCCAACCCGGGCGCGAGCAAGCGCAGCTGGCCGCTGCGCAAGGGCTGGGACCGGTTCTACGGGTTCATCGGCGGCGAGACCAACCAGTGGTATCCGACGCTGGTCGAGGACAACCGCTACATCGACCAGCCGTACCCGCCGGAGGACGGCTACCACCTGTCCAAGGACCTGGCCGACCGGGCGATCCAGATGCTGCGCGACAGTCGCGCCTGCGCGCCGGGCAAGCCGTGGCTGATGTGGTTCAACCCGGGCGCCAACCACGCCCCGCACCACGTCGCCACCGAGTGGGCCGACCGGTACCAGGGCAAGTTCGACGACGGGTACGAGTCGTACCGCGACTGGGCGCTCAAGCGGATGACCGAGCTGGGGATCATGCCGGCGGGGACGAGGCTGACCGGCCTGAACCCGATGCCTGAGGGCACGTTCGACCCCAACGACACGGTACGGTCCTGGGACTCCCTATCCGGCGACGAGAAGAAGCTGTTCGCGCGGATGGCGGAGGTGTACGCCGGGTTCTCCGAGTACACCGACCACCAGATCGGGCGGATCGTCGAGTTCCTGGAGCAGACCGACCAGCTCGACAACACCCTGATCGTGTACTGCGCCGACAACGGCGCCTCGGGGGAGGGCGGCCCGAACGGGTCGGTCAACGAGAACAAGTTCTTCAACGGCTGGCCCGACGAGATGGCCGAGAACATGCGGCACCTCGGCGATCTGGGCAGCCCGAACACGTACAACCACTACCCGACGGGCTGGACGGCGGCGTTCAGCACCCCGTTCAAGATGTTCAAGCGCTACTCGTACGCGGGCGGCACCGCGGACCCGCTGGTGATCTCCTGGCCGAAGGGGATCAAGGCGCGGGGCGAGATCCGGCACCAGTACCACCACGTCACCGACATCGTGCCGACGATCCTGGACTGCTGCGGGGTGGAGTTCCCGGACACCGTGAACGGGGTGGCGCAGGTCCCGCTGCCGGGCGTGTCGATGAGGTACGGCTTCGACGACGCCGAGGCGGCCACCACCAAGCGGCAGCAGTACTACGCGATGCTGGGCACCCGGGGCATCTGGCAGGACGGCTGGAAGGCCGTCACCGTGCACGGTCCGACCTCGGGTCTGGGCAACTTCGACAAGGACGTCTGGGAGCTGTACTACACCGACGACGACCGGGCCGAGGCCGTGGACGTCGCCGCCAAGCATCCGGACAAGCTCGACGAGCTGAAGGCGCTGTGGTTGTCGGAGGCGGAGAAATACCAGGTGCTGCCGCTGGACGACCGGTTCCCGCGCGACATCCTGGCCGACCCGCGCCCGCAGCCGTTCCCGCCGACCGACTCCTACGTCTACTACCCGGACGCGGCCGAGGTGCCGGAGGCGATCGCGGCCAACATCCGCGGCCGGTCGTACCGGCTGCTGGCCAGTGTCGACGTCGCCGAACCGGACGCGTCCGGGGTGATCTTCGCGCACGGCTCGCGGTTCGGCGGGCACGCGCTGTTCCTCAAGGACCGCCGGGTCCACTACGTGTACAACTTCCTCGGGGTGCCGCCGGAGCAGCGGTTCGTCTCCGAGCCGCTGGCACCCGGCCGGTACGTGTTCGGGGTCGAGTTCGCCAAGCAGGGCGAGGGCGAGCACCACGAGACGCTGGGGCACACCAAGCTGTGGGTGAACGACACGATGGTGGCCGAGGGTCCGATGCGTACCCAGATCGGGATGTTCTCGCTGTGCGGCGACGGCCTGTGCGTGGGGCGCGACAGCAGCGACCCGGTCAGCGCCGACTACCCGCAGCCGTCGGCGTTCCGGGGCGGCACCATCCGCCAGGTCGAGGTCTACGTCGGCCAGGACCAGTACCTCGACCTGGAGAAGGAGGCCTTCGCGGCCCTGGCCCGGGACTGA
- a CDS encoding glycosyl hydrolase, whose translation MASRRLTRLLAAATLAAALGLTSAPAQPALAAPPGAPGVTRTDVINYFQGISGRNWLSGQQDGPNSNPTQWTNKVRDITGLFPGVWGGDFGFSQSDIDNRQRVFDQAKAAWAAGTIPAITWHACVPLVATCNFEGGTWPVKGSWLSDSQWNELVTDGTTLNTSWKRRLDQTAPYFQQLKDAGIPVLFRPSHEMNEGWAWWGGRPGATGSRKLFQITHDYLVGRGFDNIVWVWNVKDVSGGAARVADYYPGDNYVDLVTLDVWVQYFPSTEWYQAIQNISHGKPIALAEVGRTPTPAQLAAQPRWTYFSVWMDWLTKPEYNTDDGVKATYYDARVLNRGEISIPVGGGGGSGGTGPIVGIGSGRCVDVPGAATTNGLQVQLWTCNGTTAQSWTVGTDGTVRALGKCLDVAGGGSADGTKIQIWDCTAANLNQQWTYNATTRRLTNPATGKCLDATGQGTADGTKLQLWTCNTQTNQQWTLPA comes from the coding sequence ATGGCTTCACGCCGACTCACCCGGCTGCTGGCCGCGGCGACCCTCGCCGCCGCCCTCGGCCTGACCTCAGCACCGGCCCAGCCGGCGCTGGCGGCACCGCCCGGCGCGCCGGGCGTCACCCGTACCGACGTGATCAACTATTTCCAGGGCATCAGCGGCCGCAACTGGCTGTCCGGGCAGCAGGACGGGCCCAACAGCAACCCGACCCAGTGGACCAACAAGGTCCGCGACATCACCGGCCTGTTCCCGGGGGTGTGGGGCGGCGACTTCGGGTTCAGCCAGAGCGACATCGACAACCGGCAGCGCGTGTTCGACCAGGCCAAGGCGGCCTGGGCGGCCGGGACCATCCCGGCGATCACCTGGCACGCGTGCGTGCCGCTGGTCGCCACCTGCAACTTCGAGGGCGGCACCTGGCCGGTGAAGGGCAGCTGGCTGTCCGACAGCCAGTGGAACGAGCTGGTCACCGACGGCACCACGCTGAACACCTCGTGGAAGCGGCGCCTCGACCAGACCGCGCCCTACTTCCAGCAGCTCAAGGACGCCGGGATTCCGGTGCTGTTCCGGCCCTCGCACGAGATGAACGAGGGCTGGGCCTGGTGGGGCGGGCGCCCCGGCGCCACCGGCAGCCGCAAGCTGTTCCAGATCACCCACGACTACCTGGTCGGCCGGGGCTTCGACAACATCGTCTGGGTCTGGAACGTCAAGGACGTCAGCGGGGGCGCCGCCCGGGTCGCCGACTACTACCCGGGTGACAACTATGTGGACCTGGTGACCCTCGACGTGTGGGTGCAGTACTTCCCCTCGACCGAGTGGTACCAGGCGATCCAGAACATCTCCCACGGCAAGCCGATCGCGCTGGCCGAGGTCGGCCGCACCCCCACCCCGGCGCAGCTGGCCGCCCAGCCCCGCTGGACCTACTTCAGCGTATGGATGGACTGGCTGACCAAGCCGGAGTACAACACCGACGACGGGGTCAAGGCCACCTACTACGACGCGCGCGTGCTCAACCGGGGCGAGATCTCCATCCCGGTCGGCGGCGGTGGCGGATCGGGCGGCACCGGGCCGATCGTCGGCATCGGCTCCGGCCGTTGCGTCGACGTTCCGGGCGCGGCCACCACCAACGGCCTGCAGGTGCAGCTCTGGACCTGCAACGGCACCACCGCGCAGAGCTGGACGGTCGGCACCGACGGCACGGTACGGGCGCTGGGCAAATGCCTGGACGTCGCCGGCGGCGGCAGCGCCGACGGCACGAAGATCCAGATCTGGGACTGCACCGCCGCCAACCTGAACCAGCAGTGGACCTACAACGCCACCACCCGGCGCCTGACCAACCCGGCCACCGGCAAGTGCCTCGACGCCACCGGCCAGGGCACCGCGGACGGCACCAAACTCCAGCTCTGGACCTGCAACACCCAGACCAACCAGCAGTGGACCCTGCCCGCCTAG
- a CDS encoding ricin-type beta-trefoil lectin domain protein — translation MLKYRFSAASLGALALLATLLVAGAAPGAAADPVGPIIGLGGKCVDVAGANPADGTQVQLYTCNGGTAQAWTIGADGTIRALGGCLDVSGGTSTDGTKVQLWACVAGNAHQQWTYSSTAATLVNPQTGRCLDATGQSGADGTRLQIWACNGQANQRWTLPGAPTATTGPITGAASGRCVDLPATANGTQAQLMACTGGAAQAFTPGSGATLRVLGKCLDVNGGINADGTKVQLWDCTVGNTHQQWTYDTAGRTLVNPETGKCLDATGQGTTDGTRLQLWTCNGQANQQWTVPAGTSGPLPCTRAFGSGERTVPVTLNGTTYQVTVYVPAGAAADARLPLVLNLHGTSGTGGNQLAYSEMRGAADAGRFLVAAPNGAFVNGGGYAWNVPGVGSPPPGRDDVAFLAQVIATMTGTALCADSSRVYLTGYSGGGRMTSAFACARPDLVAAVAPVAGLRAGRPDPADTSRPDPASCRPARAVPVIAFHGQQDATNPYSGGGSELWQYSVPVALARWAAVDSCAGSPVATAVSAHVSRTAYQGCRDGADVQLYVISDGGHTWPGTAQASPGNGNTTREISANTLMWQFFQRFRLPTA, via the coding sequence ATGCTGAAATATAGGTTCAGCGCGGCCTCGCTGGGCGCACTCGCGTTGCTGGCCACGCTGCTGGTCGCGGGTGCGGCCCCGGGCGCCGCCGCCGACCCGGTCGGGCCGATCATCGGCCTGGGCGGCAAGTGCGTCGACGTGGCCGGCGCCAATCCGGCCGACGGCACGCAGGTCCAGCTCTACACGTGCAACGGCGGCACGGCCCAGGCCTGGACGATCGGAGCCGACGGCACGATCCGCGCGCTGGGCGGGTGCCTCGACGTCAGTGGCGGGACCAGCACCGACGGGACCAAGGTCCAGCTCTGGGCCTGCGTCGCGGGCAACGCCCACCAGCAGTGGACATACAGCAGCACCGCCGCGACCCTGGTCAACCCGCAGACCGGCCGCTGCCTCGACGCCACCGGGCAGTCCGGCGCCGACGGCACCAGGCTCCAGATCTGGGCCTGCAACGGCCAGGCTAACCAGCGCTGGACCCTGCCCGGTGCCCCCACGGCCACGACCGGTCCGATCACCGGCGCCGCCTCCGGCCGGTGCGTCGACCTGCCCGCCACCGCCAACGGCACCCAGGCCCAGCTGATGGCCTGCACCGGTGGCGCCGCGCAGGCGTTCACCCCCGGCTCCGGCGCCACCCTGCGCGTGCTCGGCAAGTGCCTGGACGTCAACGGCGGGATCAACGCCGACGGGACCAAGGTGCAGCTCTGGGACTGCACCGTGGGCAACACCCACCAGCAGTGGACCTACGACACGGCGGGCAGGACCCTGGTGAATCCCGAGACCGGCAAGTGCCTCGACGCCACCGGCCAGGGCACCACCGACGGCACCAGGCTCCAGCTCTGGACCTGCAACGGCCAGGCCAACCAGCAGTGGACCGTGCCCGCCGGCACGTCCGGCCCGCTGCCGTGCACCCGTGCGTTCGGCTCCGGCGAGCGCACCGTGCCGGTCACCCTCAACGGCACCACCTACCAGGTCACCGTGTACGTCCCCGCCGGTGCCGCCGCCGACGCGCGGCTGCCGCTCGTGCTCAACCTGCACGGCACCTCCGGCACCGGCGGCAACCAGCTCGCCTACAGCGAGATGCGCGGCGCCGCCGACGCGGGCCGGTTCCTGGTCGCGGCACCGAACGGCGCGTTCGTCAACGGCGGCGGCTACGCCTGGAACGTGCCCGGGGTCGGCAGCCCGCCGCCCGGCCGGGACGACGTCGCCTTCCTGGCCCAGGTGATCGCCACCATGACCGGCACCGCGCTGTGCGCCGACAGCAGCCGCGTCTACCTGACCGGCTACTCCGGTGGCGGCCGGATGACCTCGGCGTTCGCGTGTGCCCGGCCGGACCTGGTCGCGGCGGTCGCCCCGGTCGCCGGGCTGCGGGCCGGGCGGCCCGACCCGGCCGACACCTCCCGGCCGGACCCGGCGTCGTGCCGGCCCGCGCGGGCGGTGCCGGTGATCGCGTTCCACGGGCAGCAGGACGCCACCAACCCGTACTCCGGCGGCGGGTCCGAGCTGTGGCAGTACTCCGTCCCCGTCGCGCTCGCGCGGTGGGCGGCGGTGGACTCGTGCGCGGGCTCGCCGGTGGCCACCGCGGTGTCGGCGCACGTGTCGCGGACCGCCTACCAGGGCTGCCGCGACGGAGCCGACGTGCAGCTGTACGTGATCTCCGACGGCGGGCACACCTGGCCCGGCACCGCCCAGGCCTCGCCCGGCAACGGCAACACCACCCGCGAGATCAGCGCCAACACCCTGATGTGGCAGTTCTTCCAGCGCTTCCGCCTGCCGACCGCCTGA
- a CDS encoding glycosyl hydrolase, which yields MRNRTDRTGPPALRRALAALAALALALVLAPTAPAQAFPASTRAQLISFLNGISGQNMLSGQHNREPNADPTKYTRVAQSITGQTPGLWGGDFLFDAADVNARQTMVNEAIRQWQGGSVVALTWHMCPPTMGSTCNWDNNIKSRLSDAQWNELVTNGTGLNNAFKSRLGEALPYLRQLQTAGVPVLFRPIHEMNEGWSWWGGRPGANGSRKLYQITYDYFTGQGLNNLVWVWNVKDVNMGSIADYWPGASYVDVASLDIWVKLEPSQSDYQAMLNIAGGKPIALAEVGRVPSPTVMNAQPRWAWWMVWAEWLTDPAYNNNAAVQASYFHSRVFNRGEFSIGGGGGGGSRTGAITGAASGRCVDIPGATTVNGTQVQLYTCNGTSAQSWTVGTDGTVRALGKCLDVNGGVNADGTKVQIWDCLAGNTHQQWTYNSTARTLVNPETGRCLDATGQGTADGTKLQLWSCNGQTNQQWNLPA from the coding sequence ATGCGCAACCGCACCGACCGAACCGGACCACCGGCCCTGCGCCGGGCCCTGGCCGCGCTCGCGGCCCTGGCCCTGGCCCTGGTGCTGGCCCCGACCGCCCCGGCCCAGGCGTTCCCCGCCTCGACCCGGGCCCAGCTGATCAGCTTCCTGAACGGCATCTCCGGGCAGAACATGCTGTCCGGGCAGCACAACCGCGAGCCCAACGCCGACCCGACCAAGTACACGCGGGTCGCGCAGTCGATCACCGGGCAGACGCCCGGCCTGTGGGGCGGTGACTTCCTGTTCGACGCCGCCGACGTCAACGCCCGCCAGACGATGGTCAACGAGGCGATCCGGCAGTGGCAGGGCGGCTCGGTCGTCGCGCTGACCTGGCACATGTGCCCACCCACGATGGGCTCGACCTGCAACTGGGACAACAACATCAAGAGCCGTCTGTCCGACGCCCAGTGGAACGAGCTGGTCACCAACGGCACCGGGCTCAACAACGCGTTCAAGAGCCGGCTCGGCGAGGCGCTGCCGTACCTGCGGCAGTTGCAGACCGCCGGAGTGCCGGTGCTGTTCCGGCCGATCCACGAGATGAACGAGGGCTGGTCGTGGTGGGGCGGGCGCCCCGGCGCCAACGGCAGCCGGAAGCTGTACCAGATCACCTATGACTACTTCACCGGCCAGGGCCTGAACAACCTGGTCTGGGTGTGGAACGTCAAGGACGTCAACATGGGCTCGATCGCCGACTACTGGCCGGGTGCGTCCTATGTCGACGTCGCCTCGCTGGACATCTGGGTCAAGCTGGAGCCGAGCCAGTCGGACTACCAGGCGATGCTCAACATCGCCGGGGGCAAGCCGATCGCGCTGGCCGAGGTCGGCCGGGTGCCGAGCCCGACCGTCATGAACGCGCAGCCCCGGTGGGCGTGGTGGATGGTGTGGGCCGAGTGGCTCACCGACCCGGCGTACAACAACAACGCGGCCGTGCAGGCGTCGTACTTCCACTCCCGGGTGTTCAACCGGGGTGAGTTCAGCATCGGCGGCGGTGGCGGCGGCGGTTCCCGCACCGGGGCGATCACCGGCGCGGCCAGCGGCCGGTGCGTCGACATCCCCGGCGCGACCACCGTCAACGGCACCCAGGTGCAGCTCTACACGTGCAACGGCACCAGTGCGCAGTCGTGGACCGTGGGCACCGACGGCACCGTGCGCGCGCTGGGCAAGTGCCTGGACGTCAACGGCGGCGTCAACGCCGACGGGACCAAGGTGCAGATCTGGGACTGCCTCGCGGGCAACACCCACCAGCAGTGGACCTACAACAGCACGGCCCGCACGCTGGTGAACCCGGAGACCGGCCGATGCCTCGACGCCACCGGCCAGGGCACCGCCGACGGCACCAAGCTCCAGCTCTGGAGCTGCAACGGCCAGACCAACCAGCAGTGGAACCTGCCCGCCTAG